Proteins from a single region of Paraflavitalea devenefica:
- a CDS encoding T9SS type A sorting domain-containing protein: MRKNCLRLLFVILTISITDNCLAQKKDTTGLSKIIGRKNANAGTANLRSTIDCTPVAANSCNHSSNNTFSIPSGANCSTCYTIFDGDVASWLPSHGTPDVNPPWTSTVNPTGVPNANFAWMIARANYVRQEIGGEGIAQKIPQVTPGNYYTLSFLLQKADFLGFGGWETGPMDQLNIILMHCEDAPATFRNDYELPNIPANSQQVVCLNYIAHTSWEQYAVGFTPNDDYDMILIYPSVGYRPFQTFPNNFNPDTYISAIAFAYPELKAASDFAITTELDDPNDCDVTLSVKCGIINAIYTWRDPYGNVLGQGSKINVPGGRPGIYTASMTVPPSPGSSNNGCSDNNPTITASIDLTPLNTGRLQMARATATYDVHPDGINIFSPGKLTTDFLSSASCSLYNVFSACRFTDEGNIAFDLSSNQPHGNIWEIYRDHQLVPTISGNTTIVAPVPNNTLQDYNPVIGFVGFNAPTTFEIRLTNTILNETKSLFITLKPQAIMNGTACATISSPSGWITTLISSYYTIPSTQYVWDMSNAPGGFRYKQPSPTNPNIEFDPASLSGSFTATVRTVGSQYGCERMRQATISPFLYECNAVYARAGSVSSKTSSDIAKNTLLLYPNPAASVVNVLAPKNIIQLEVTGIDGRKIRSFSATGVRATIPLTELQKGTYLLMIKYKDGTWENKLIIKQ, translated from the coding sequence ATGAGAAAAAACTGCTTACGATTACTTTTTGTGATCCTTACAATCAGTATAACGGACAACTGTCTGGCCCAAAAGAAAGATACTACCGGACTGTCAAAAATTATCGGCAGGAAGAATGCGAATGCCGGAACAGCGAACCTGCGTTCAACAATAGATTGCACGCCGGTTGCCGCGAACTCCTGTAATCATAGTTCCAATAACACTTTCTCTATTCCGTCCGGAGCAAACTGTAGTACCTGTTATACTATTTTTGATGGGGATGTGGCTTCCTGGCTTCCTTCTCACGGAACGCCTGATGTTAACCCGCCATGGACTTCAACAGTTAACCCCACCGGGGTGCCTAATGCCAATTTTGCATGGATGATAGCAAGGGCCAATTATGTGCGGCAGGAAATAGGCGGCGAAGGCATTGCGCAGAAAATCCCCCAAGTGACGCCCGGAAATTATTACACATTGAGCTTCCTGTTGCAGAAGGCCGATTTTCTCGGATTTGGAGGATGGGAAACCGGGCCGATGGACCAGTTGAATATTATTTTAATGCACTGCGAAGATGCACCTGCTACATTTCGTAATGATTACGAGCTGCCGAATATTCCTGCCAATTCCCAGCAGGTAGTTTGTTTAAATTATATTGCCCATACTTCCTGGGAGCAGTATGCAGTAGGGTTTACACCCAATGATGATTATGATATGATACTCATTTATCCTTCAGTAGGGTACCGTCCATTTCAAACATTTCCCAACAATTTTAATCCCGATACCTATATTTCTGCTATAGCATTTGCATATCCTGAATTGAAGGCAGCCAGTGATTTTGCCATAACCACTGAGCTGGATGATCCCAATGATTGTGATGTAACCTTATCGGTAAAATGCGGAATTATCAATGCCATATATACGTGGAGGGATCCATATGGAAATGTTCTTGGGCAGGGAAGTAAGATAAATGTTCCTGGAGGCCGGCCAGGAATTTATACTGCAAGTATGACCGTTCCGCCTTCTCCAGGCTCATCGAACAATGGGTGTAGCGACAATAACCCAACGATAACGGCATCGATTGATTTAACTCCATTGAATACAGGCAGACTGCAAATGGCAAGGGCTACTGCAACATACGACGTACACCCTGATGGTATCAATATTTTTAGCCCAGGAAAGCTAACGACAGATTTCTTATCATCTGCTTCCTGTAGTTTGTACAATGTCTTCAGCGCTTGCCGTTTCACCGATGAAGGTAATATAGCTTTTGATTTGAGCTCAAATCAGCCACATGGAAATATCTGGGAAATATACAGGGACCATCAATTGGTGCCTACCATTTCGGGTAATACAACGATTGTTGCACCGGTTCCCAATAATACTTTGCAGGACTATAATCCGGTGATCGGATTTGTCGGGTTCAATGCTCCTACTACTTTTGAAATAAGGCTCACCAATACCATTTTAAATGAAACAAAAAGCCTGTTTATAACACTAAAGCCACAAGCGATCATGAATGGTACTGCCTGCGCCACCATTTCTTCGCCTTCCGGCTGGATAACCACGCTGATCAGTTCCTATTATACCATTCCTTCAACACAATATGTATGGGACATGAGCAATGCACCAGGTGGCTTCCGGTATAAGCAGCCTTCGCCCACCAATCCCAACATCGAATTCGATCCTGCCTCTCTTTCCGGCTCATTCACGGCTACGGTGAGAACTGTGGGGAGTCAATATGGATGTGAACGTATGAGACAGGCTACCATTTCTCCTTTCCTGTATGAATGCAATGCTGTATACGCAAGGGCCGGTTCGGTGAGTAGTAAAACAAGCAGTGACATTGCAAAGAACACTTTGCTGTTATATCCCAATCCCGCTGCATCGGTGGTAAATGTGTTAGCACCCAAAAATATCATACAGCTTGAGGTAACAGGCATAGACGGAAGAAAAATAAGATCATTCAGCGCAACGGGTGTAAGGGCCACTATTCCATTGACGGAATTGCAGAAAGGCACCTATCTGTTAATGATAAAATACAAAGACGGTACATGGGAAAATAAATTGATCATTAAGCAATAA
- a CDS encoding PKD domain-containing protein has translation MSRCKNMNRVLAILLGSIVPFIASAQPFSNRGKEFWVGYGHHQYMEPPCGGSGDGGNTMNMVLYLSAEQAAVVTVTIDNGGAPFPPQWTRTYNIPANTVIATENLPKGATDAVNSGSDPAYDARLFTKPPPGGTGGEGLFQKRGIHIVSNVPIVAYAHIYGSVSSGATMLMPVHTWGYSYTSVNSEQGDASQSYSWMYVVAKDNNTRVRITPSAPSRAGKPANVPFEVVMNKGEIYQLVGQADCATGNGPELTGTTVKSIAGPDGLCHPIAVFGGSSRTGGETTPCGNSPGRDNDMQQLFPEQAWGMLYLTAPFSKSGGSANLYASLFQTSVYKVVVKDPTTVVKVNGTQLTGLINNKYYKFSSSTADYITSDKPVMVAQFIGGGGGGCNPGPGTDGDPEMVILSPTEQASKRVGFFRNNKEVIYSNFLTLIVPNGGLSSLRIDNSSVFSHTYAHSYPGYTVVVKGWPSAQAQCIVQCDSGFNAITYGLGSAESYAFNAGTNILNLNGVSDIHNVYDSTRKSNVFTCTKTPVEISALIAYKPTKLEWKLSSLGAAVVTPNADVTDNSPMPVDSVDINGFRYYKYTLPQPYTFIQAGTHYLPLIATSPTVDICTRTEEFSLEIIVKTKPTADFTFTQGGCRLDTVIFAALNTSGNGYTIDRWRWIYPDGGTDSVQNPRHYFQSTGPHNIYLKVITPEGCVGDTTKPITLAGIIANASIVAAQDSICEGGSITFTDTSTTAGVTSWYWDFGNGNTATVTSNTPQTINYPDYGTYTVKHLASVPGAGNCSGDTIRKVITILAKPNTGFTYPLGCLPANDVAQFTDTSSTPDGQPITTWAWNFGDPNATASNPNTSTLQHPAHTYTSYGTYTITFSATTAKGCTKTVTVPAAFNVRPQLTYPPLPPVCESTTGTVSIATASVTNGVGGTGVYSGKGTDAAGNFSPSIAGAGTHKIYYTFTSAGGCVVVDSSNSMVVMAKPKAEFTLPAVCLPVNGLAQFTNISTPSAGETITGYTWNFGDPNSTPGNNTSTLQNPTHNYADYGTYNIALIATSSNGCTDDTTVVATLGVTPQLAYFALAAICENAPGIISVATASVTNGVTGTGIYSGPGTTAAGGFTPALAGPGTHAITYTFTSTGGCTATYPNTMVVHPKPNVVFTATSDICLNQAATIDDNSTIPTGSITTWDWDFGDGNTASYANGNTFTRSWAAHNTYTVKLTATSNNGCTGNATLPVAVHALPVADFELPAGICVPGGTATFNNLTTIADNAALNYQWTFGDGGTGSTTHPEHTYAVSNTYNVNLTAISVYGCTDAAAKLLTPDKFLNKPVADFRIEPAALCQGDEHRFTDLSTAPNSTVRGWSWEFGDGRVATSRNPRYEYALPGKYAVKLQVTNEAGCASDPVTHEATVYLQPVIDAGGPFVVAQGTQIRFNPKVNDSTVVSFQWSPPTDLSDANTLRPVMVAQQDRTYRLTATGEGNCTATDELMVKILRPVKVPNAFSPNGDGVNDTWFIENLADYPGCTVEIFNRYGQRVHYASGYSNPWNGTMNGKPLPVATYYYVIHLKNGFQPMTGPVTILR, from the coding sequence ATGAGTAGATGTAAAAATATGAACAGGGTATTAGCCATATTGCTAGGGAGCATTGTTCCCTTTATAGCCAGCGCCCAGCCTTTCAGCAACAGGGGTAAAGAGTTCTGGGTAGGTTATGGCCATCACCAATATATGGAACCTCCCTGCGGTGGTTCGGGAGATGGTGGTAACACGATGAATATGGTGTTATACCTCAGTGCAGAGCAAGCTGCGGTGGTTACCGTAACGATCGATAACGGCGGCGCCCCATTTCCTCCTCAATGGACAAGAACCTATAATATACCGGCCAATACGGTTATCGCTACAGAAAACCTTCCCAAAGGAGCTACTGATGCAGTAAACAGTGGCAGTGATCCTGCTTATGACGCCCGGTTGTTTACCAAACCACCGCCCGGTGGTACCGGAGGGGAGGGGCTCTTCCAGAAAAGAGGTATTCACATTGTCAGTAATGTGCCCATTGTGGCATACGCACATATTTACGGTAGTGTTTCATCAGGAGCTACCATGTTGATGCCGGTGCATACCTGGGGTTATTCCTATACCTCTGTGAATAGTGAGCAGGGCGATGCCAGCCAGTCTTATTCCTGGATGTACGTGGTAGCAAAAGACAACAATACAAGAGTGCGTATAACCCCCTCGGCGCCTTCGCGTGCGGGCAAGCCGGCGAATGTTCCATTTGAAGTGGTCATGAACAAAGGAGAGATATACCAGTTGGTAGGTCAGGCCGACTGTGCCACCGGCAATGGTCCTGAATTGACCGGCACCACCGTAAAATCAATTGCCGGTCCCGACGGACTATGTCATCCCATTGCTGTTTTTGGCGGCAGCAGCCGCACAGGCGGAGAAACAACTCCCTGCGGCAACAGTCCCGGCAGGGATAATGACATGCAGCAATTGTTTCCTGAGCAGGCATGGGGTATGTTATACCTCACGGCGCCTTTCTCGAAATCGGGTGGTTCCGCCAATTTGTATGCCAGCCTGTTCCAAACCAGCGTATACAAAGTGGTAGTGAAAGATCCTACTACAGTGGTTAAAGTAAACGGTACACAACTTACAGGGCTCATTAATAATAAGTATTATAAATTCTCCAGCAGCACGGCTGATTATATCACTTCCGATAAACCGGTCATGGTGGCGCAGTTTATCGGCGGTGGTGGCGGCGGCTGTAATCCCGGTCCGGGTACAGATGGCGATCCTGAAATGGTGATCCTGAGTCCTACCGAGCAGGCGAGTAAGCGGGTAGGATTTTTCAGGAACAACAAAGAGGTCATTTACTCCAACTTCCTTACCCTGATTGTACCCAATGGGGGACTATCATCACTCAGGATTGATAATTCATCGGTATTCAGTCATACCTATGCACATTCCTATCCCGGGTATACCGTGGTGGTCAAAGGTTGGCCGTCGGCGCAGGCGCAATGTATCGTTCAGTGCGATTCGGGATTTAATGCCATTACCTATGGATTGGGTAGCGCAGAGAGCTATGCCTTCAATGCGGGCACCAATATCCTCAACCTGAATGGCGTGAGTGATATCCATAATGTATACGACAGTACCAGGAAGTCGAATGTTTTTACCTGTACCAAAACACCGGTGGAGATATCTGCACTGATAGCCTATAAACCTACTAAACTGGAATGGAAGCTCAGCAGCCTGGGCGCTGCTGTGGTAACACCCAATGCAGATGTAACGGACAATAGTCCAATGCCGGTGGATTCTGTTGACATCAATGGCTTCAGGTATTACAAGTATACACTTCCGCAGCCATATACATTCATCCAGGCCGGTACTCATTACCTGCCTTTGATCGCTACATCACCCACGGTGGATATTTGTACCCGTACAGAAGAGTTTTCGCTGGAGATTATCGTAAAGACAAAACCTACGGCTGATTTCACGTTTACACAGGGTGGCTGCCGGCTGGATACGGTGATCTTTGCGGCCTTAAATACTTCCGGTAATGGTTATACCATTGACCGCTGGCGCTGGATCTATCCTGATGGCGGTACAGACAGTGTGCAAAACCCCCGTCATTATTTTCAAAGTACAGGCCCCCATAATATTTACCTGAAAGTAATTACCCCCGAGGGTTGTGTGGGCGATACTACGAAACCCATTACACTGGCCGGTATTATAGCGAATGCCAGCATTGTAGCTGCACAGGATTCTATCTGCGAAGGAGGAAGTATCACCTTCACAGATACATCTACTACTGCCGGCGTTACCTCCTGGTATTGGGATTTCGGTAATGGGAATACGGCAACGGTTACTTCCAATACGCCACAAACCATCAATTATCCTGACTACGGCACCTACACCGTGAAGCACCTGGCTTCTGTACCCGGTGCCGGTAATTGTTCCGGCGATACCATCAGGAAGGTGATTACCATACTGGCCAAACCCAATACCGGTTTTACCTACCCACTGGGATGTTTGCCTGCAAATGACGTGGCGCAGTTTACCGATACATCCTCTACGCCGGATGGGCAACCTATCACTACCTGGGCTTGGAATTTTGGGGATCCCAATGCCACGGCGTCCAACCCCAATACTTCCACCCTGCAGCATCCTGCGCATACTTATACCAGCTATGGTACTTATACTATCACCTTTAGCGCTACTACTGCCAAAGGTTGTACCAAAACCGTTACTGTACCGGCTGCCTTTAATGTGCGGCCGCAGTTAACCTATCCGCCATTGCCGCCTGTATGTGAAAGCACCACCGGCACTGTTTCCATCGCTACGGCCAGTGTTACCAACGGGGTCGGCGGAACCGGTGTGTACAGCGGTAAAGGCACTGATGCTGCCGGCAATTTCAGTCCTTCCATAGCCGGCGCCGGCACGCATAAGATCTATTATACGTTTACTTCTGCCGGTGGTTGTGTGGTGGTAGATTCCAGCAACAGTATGGTGGTAATGGCCAAACCCAAAGCTGAGTTTACGTTGCCAGCCGTTTGTCTGCCGGTGAATGGACTGGCGCAGTTTACCAATATATCAACCCCTTCTGCCGGTGAAACCATCACAGGTTATACCTGGAATTTTGGCGATCCGAATTCTACGCCGGGCAACAATACCTCCACCTTACAAAACCCAACACATAATTATGCTGACTATGGTACCTACAATATTGCGCTTATTGCTACATCCTCCAACGGCTGTACAGACGATACCACTGTTGTGGCAACCCTGGGGGTTACGCCTCAACTGGCTTATTTCGCACTCGCAGCTATCTGTGAAAATGCACCGGGTATCATTTCCGTCGCTACAGCCAGCGTTACCAATGGTGTTACCGGTACGGGCATATACAGCGGTCCGGGCACCACTGCCGCCGGTGGCTTCACCCCTGCATTAGCAGGCCCCGGTACACATGCCATTACGTATACCTTTACTTCTACCGGTGGATGTACGGCAACTTATCCGAATACCATGGTGGTGCATCCCAAGCCCAATGTAGTATTTACAGCAACCAGTGATATCTGTCTTAACCAGGCAGCCACCATTGATGATAACTCTACCATTCCCACCGGAAGTATTACCACCTGGGACTGGGATTTTGGAGATGGCAATACGGCTTCTTACGCCAATGGGAATACCTTCACCAGGTCATGGGCGGCCCACAATACCTATACTGTTAAGCTGACCGCCACCAGCAACAATGGTTGTACTGGTAATGCTACACTTCCTGTAGCGGTACATGCTTTACCCGTGGCCGACTTTGAGTTGCCTGCAGGAATATGTGTGCCCGGCGGTACAGCTACCTTCAATAACCTTACCACGATTGCTGATAATGCGGCCTTGAATTATCAATGGACCTTCGGCGATGGTGGTACAGGATCAACTACTCACCCCGAACATACGTATGCAGTCAGTAACACTTACAATGTAAACCTGACGGCCATATCTGTGTATGGTTGTACCGATGCGGCTGCCAAACTGCTTACACCCGATAAGTTCCTGAATAAACCGGTAGCGGACTTCCGTATAGAACCGGCAGCCCTGTGTCAGGGTGATGAGCACCGGTTTACCGATCTGAGCACGGCGCCCAACAGTACCGTGAGGGGATGGAGCTGGGAGTTTGGTGATGGCCGTGTGGCCACCAGCCGCAACCCCCGTTATGAATATGCACTGCCGGGTAAATATGCCGTGAAGCTGCAGGTAACCAATGAAGCGGGATGCGCTTCTGATCCGGTTACCCATGAAGCTACCGTATACCTGCAACCGGTTATTGATGCGGGAGGTCCATTTGTGGTGGCACAGGGTACCCAGATCAGGTTCAATCCCAAGGTTAATGACTCTACAGTAGTGAGCTTCCAATGGTCTCCGCCCACTGATCTTTCAGATGCCAACACCTTGAGGCCTGTCATGGTGGCGCAGCAAGACCGTACTTACCGCTTAACCGCTACCGGTGAAGGCAATTGTACGGCAACGGATGAGCTAATGGTAAAGATCCTGCGGCCTGTTAAGGTTCCCAATGCTTTCTCGCCCAATGGTGATGGCGTGAATGATACCTGGTTTATTGAGAACCTGGCCGATTATCCAGGCTGCACCGTAGAAATATTTAACCGGTATGGGCAGCGGGTACATTATGCCAGTGGCTATAGCAATCCGTGGAATGGGACCATGAACGGAAAACCATTGCCGGTAGCTACCTATTATTATGTCATTCATCTGAAGAACGGATTCCAGCCTATGACAGGGCCGGTAACCATTTTGAGATAG
- a CDS encoding PorP/SprF family type IX secretion system membrane protein: protein MRRVVKMLWLFLIAVCSGHEMSAQTDPHFSQYYVYPAWLNPALTGSFDGDYRVSGIYRTQWGNLSSPFSTPGLSAEFTTSKNSNFGASILNQKAGDGGYNYTTAYGSYAYTGVRFGANEQHRIVMGMQLGIISRRFNPSKLTFGDQWNPITGYNPGNTSMESFSRTSAVSFDAGAGILYFDAQPGKKANIFGGFAVSHINRPDDKFSETGNARIPVRYTMHGGVRLILTDVLSLTPNLLYMFQGKAQEKMVGAYAQLKAFPELDVNVMLGANYRFKDALSPYAGFTWKNMVLGVSYDVNTSDLGRMAGGSNSFEISLSFTGKRSAKTPEVEFVCPRL, encoded by the coding sequence ATGAGACGTGTTGTAAAAATGTTATGGCTGTTCCTGATAGCAGTATGTTCAGGCCATGAAATGAGCGCCCAGACAGATCCTCACTTTTCGCAGTATTATGTATATCCTGCCTGGCTGAATCCTGCTTTGACCGGATCGTTTGATGGCGATTACCGGGTATCAGGTATTTACCGTACGCAGTGGGGAAACCTCAGCAGTCCTTTCTCCACGCCGGGACTGTCGGCAGAGTTTACGACCAGCAAGAACTCTAATTTCGGCGCCAGTATCCTGAATCAGAAAGCCGGCGACGGCGGCTATAATTATACCACGGCTTATGGCAGTTATGCTTATACCGGTGTGCGGTTTGGCGCCAATGAACAGCACCGCATTGTGATGGGTATGCAGTTGGGCATCATTAGCCGGCGTTTCAATCCTTCCAAGCTCACTTTTGGCGATCAGTGGAATCCTATAACAGGTTATAATCCCGGCAATACCTCTATGGAATCCTTCAGTCGTACATCGGCCGTTTCCTTCGATGCAGGCGCCGGTATTCTTTATTTCGACGCACAACCCGGTAAGAAGGCCAATATCTTCGGTGGCTTTGCAGTGTCCCATATCAACAGGCCCGATGACAAGTTCAGTGAAACCGGCAATGCACGTATCCCGGTGCGCTATACCATGCATGGCGGTGTGCGGCTGATCTTAACGGATGTGCTGAGCCTTACACCCAATCTTTTGTATATGTTCCAGGGAAAGGCCCAGGAAAAAATGGTTGGCGCGTATGCACAGTTAAAGGCATTTCCTGAACTGGATGTAAATGTGATGCTGGGCGCTAACTACCGTTTTAAAGATGCCTTATCGCCGTATGCCGGCTTTACCTGGAAAAATATGGTGCTGGGAGTGAGCTATGATGTGAATACGTCCGACCTGGGCCGTATGGCCGGTGGCTCCAACAGTTTTGAAATATCACTGTCCTTTACCGGAAAACGGTCAGCAAAAACACCGGAAGTGGAATTTGTATGTCCGAGGTTATAG